The DNA window CGAAGTTCGCTTTGCATTGGATGGTGACTGGGAGATCATTTCCCCCTCGTGTTTCAACACAGGAGAGCTCGGCTGTAAACAACGCTCACAGAAAGTGAAACTGACAAGATGCTTGAGGTGGGCTCGGCGGCGTGTGGGCCAAATAAgggttctgtttgtgtttggtggGATGGTGTTCGGGCCAATTATGGCTTTGGCTCGTTCCGGCCAATTAAGCCAACTATAAACAGACCAAGGTGagcggagaaaaaaaaacacccctcCGCTCTTCCGCTGCTTCTCGGCTCCTTTCTCTCTGTTACGGGGGCGAGCGTTGCGTAAAAAAGTGCGAGTGAGGAGTGGCGCGAGTGAGTTTAAATAGCCGGACCTTAACTTTTACAGAATCAGAATTGGACTCGAGCTCCagcttgttttgctctgttggCCATCTGTCTTTGAGTCTCTGAGCATGCGCAGTGTAGCTCCTGTGTGGCACCTGAAGCTGAGGCTGCAGCTCTCCTCGCTGGTGGCGCTGTGGCTGGCGGTGACCGCGCTACGGGGATGTGACTCCGCTCCTAACGCGTCTCCGCTGCAGAGCTCCGGCTGGGGAAACCCCCGCAGGTTCATCCACCTCCAGACCAGCACCGAGCTCAGCAACTTCTACCTGGAGATCGGCCTCAACGGGCACGTGCGCAAAACCACGCACCGGGGCTCGTACAGTGAGTGTGGACACTTTTAATGACCCCACTTTTGGCCGGATCTGACTGGCTGTTTCACATAAAAGCAGTGGGGTGTTTGTTTTGGGGGTGGGCAGGGTGTTGAGGTTGAAGGCGCCACTCACCTTCTCGGTGTCCGCAGGTGTTATTCTGCTGAAAGCCGAGGCCCGGGACCGTGTGGCTATATACGGAGTGAAAAGCAGCCGGTTCCTGTGCATGGACGCAGAAGGGAATCTCTTCACTTCGGTGAGAACTAACAATTAATAACTTTATTTCTATCCCAGCTTTACACCAGCTCATATTCTCTATAGGGCTTCACTGTAGGGTGTGTGCTAAAGGGTCTTTTCAGAAACATAGCTCGTGCAACAGGGTTCTCAGCAGAACAGGGAGCGTCGTTGCGTTCAGATATGTGTATACTTTTTgagttctgtctctctctccctctctctgcctctgtctctctctctctgtctcggtTTAAATGATGTACTCTGAAGAAGTATATTTAGTGTTTAGTGATGCTCCATTAACACGACTCTCTCTAATGCTTCTCTTTCccccttttacatttttctctccATGTTTTTTGATTCAGTGTCTCATTCCAGTCTTCTACCCCTAGGACTTACTTTatcccttcatttatttatttatttatctctttctctctttaatctcttttctctctctctctctctctctctctctctctctcatttattttTGCAGGAAAAACCCAGGACACTGGTCAGAACTATAATGCGCTTGGATTTTAAACGTTGGTGTAGAGTAGAAAAGGATAAAAGTAGGGTTTTCGTGTTGAGGTTAATAAAATATATGGTGTCTGTTGTTTTGATTAATGGGGTATCTGTGCTGCTGGTGTCTTAACATTTGCTGAGCTGTTAAAAtgaagttaatttatttttttagaagtACCTTTAATATTGTATTTCGAACTAATGCATTGACTaaagtatctctctctctttctcctctttctctcatctctctttctcatctctctctctctctactctctctctttctcctctctctctctctttctcatctctctctttctcctctctctatttctctttctcctctccctcgttctcctctctctccctctctttttcctctctttctctctctctttctcctctctctatttctctctctctctctctctctctctctctctctctgatagaCGGTGTGCATTAGGGAGGACTGTCTGTTCCACCACAAGCTGCTGGAGAATCACCGCGATGTTTACTACTCCACTAAGTCCGGGATCTTGGTGAATTTGGACGGGCTGAAGCACAGCTTCTCTATGGGGCAGAACCTGCCGCGCTCCTCGCTGTTCCTGTCGGAAAAGAACACCGTTCCGCTGGAGCGCCTGAAGCACAAAGAGCGGAAGAACCGGCAGGTGGACCCGGCGGACCCCCTCAGGGCGTACGGGGTCGCGGCAGAGGAGGAGTCAGACTCGCGCGCTGTGCATGAAGAGGATACGGAGCGTGAGCTGGAGCCCCTCGAGGATCGGACATCCCGAGAGGCAGGCGCGCTGCTCGCGCCCTCAGACGACGACCCCTGGGAGGCGACCCACTCCAGGAACCCCGCAAGTCCCCGGATGTCAGCAGTAGTCGGCTGAGGTCTGGAGCACAGGCGAGCAGCACTGCATCTTACAGCTGTGTGAACACGGTGAGGCGCCCCTGGTCACTTTAGACATTAGGCTGATTATAAATGAGCTCTTATCTTCTACACTATTAGGAAACAGGGTATTAAACGAACACTGGGATGGTCCCTCGGGAGTGTGTGCTAACACAGGTGAACTGAGCTCACTGAACGTATAGGACAAATTTGAATGAAACGATGCTAAGTTATTTCGGTTTAGCTCAAAACAAATAACATATGGATATCAGTTCAAACCATAAAAACCTCTGTAGATCGACATGTGTCCAGTTCCACTCTTTAAGagtgccctcagtgggtcagaTCCTATTATATTTTTAAGTGGCTTTGACAACATGCACTTTTGAGTGCAATTTTCTGTTTACCCAGAGAGCAGAATTATTCCAGCATTGGTCTGGCACATATCCCCACATTTTTATGGCCCACTTGCCACATGGAATTATGGAACGTGAATGGACCACTGCTTCTTGCAACATAAGGGCCACAAAAACACCAAATGAGGGCCACATGTCACAAGAAAGTCAGTTTTGGCCACTTTTGGTTCACGTCCAGTTTACCATAGCAACACCGTGCCAGCGGTGCCGCTTCTTTGCTAGATGTAGCCCACACCCGCAAGCTATGGATATattctaatttaaaatgttaaggttTGCACCTTCTCCCTgtggataaaatatataatgtagatgatgatgataaaggcAAGGACAACACAGCTCTTTTAGGGTACATGCTTTTTATTGAACACACAATTAGGGAACAGTGTTTACAGAGGTTCAAGATATCCCCCTGCTTAGTGCTTACATGGGGATGGGTTTTTGTGGGGTACGAATGTGGGACATGACAAATGTGGAGAGTGTACGCTGACAGAATATCCAAATCTGTGCGACAGACAACAAAGAAAGACAGCCAGACCCCACTCTGCTTAGCCTCACAAGCTTAACTTCCCAGTGTTGCACGGAGACCATTGTAGTTGCCATAACATTACTATTTAATATTCATAATTAAAGCTTAAGGCCTTTGTGTTACTTTTTGGTGTTACATTGGGTATATCCTGCtttgtttaaatgactgaaTTTAATATCccttgaaaaaataaaaacaaactgtgGTCTTATGCTATTGCACTCTTTTAAAAACAGCAGATAAACAGGCTAAAAGCACTAATGCCATAGCTAAGtttgttaaaaatgtgttaaattaaTTTAGAAACTCAGTAAAGCGTGACCTTTGATCAGGGGTGACCAAACTTTTGCATTCCAGCGCAGCTGGTCTAGCCTCCAAATAACAGCCCAGTTTAAAAACGTTTTCAAGCTGGTGAGGTGTTGGTTGACTTGCTCCCCTTTCATTTCCCCTGTCATGGTGGTTGCtgctttatttatgttttaaaaccCAAATTCTGAAGCATCAAAATCAGGATGGGTCCAAACACCAAACCTACAGTGCCTACGTACAGAACCACTCTCATTGACCAAATCTGAGCTTTTAGAAATAGTTTCTCTTCAGATGACTTTGCGTTTACCATGTTGTTCTGTTGTAAATTGCCAGTTAAGTATTTATTTCCTAACTCCTCTCCCCGTCCATCAGAGGGTGCAGGACACTATCTGAGGAAAGCAATGTATACTgatgcaaatatttatttatttaatgtcattCACTTTTGTATTTATGGTATTTATATGGATGCATACttgattatacattcacatGGAAATGTTACATACTTTGAC is part of the Hoplias malabaricus isolate fHopMal1 chromosome 4, fHopMal1.hap1, whole genome shotgun sequence genome and encodes:
- the fgf23 gene encoding fibroblast growth factor 23, which produces MRSVAPVWHLKLRLQLSSLVALWLAVTALRGCDSAPNASPLQSSGWGNPRRFIHLQTSTELSNFYLEIGLNGHVRKTTHRGSYSVILLKAEARDRVAIYGVKSSRFLCMDAEGNLFTSTVCIREDCLFHHKLLENHRDVYYSTKSGILVNLDGLKHSFSMGQNLPRSSLFLSEKNTVPLERLKHKERKNRQVDPADPLRAYGVAAEEESDSRAVHEEDTERELEPLEDRTSREAGALLAPSDDDPWEATHSRNPASPRMSAVVG